TCCGACAGATCAAGTTTTTCTGGAACCTTCTTGTGGATTTACCCCTGGTCTGAGTGTTTTGTCTCTTTTATTTGGGGGCCACCATTATATCTACGTGACCAAATCCACCTATGATTCCTGCAGAACCTTAAGGACATTTTTGGCAAATAATACCAATCCCGGAAAACGGACCGGTACTGCCTTAATTACCCGTGGGATCCGTGACTTTATCACTTGGACGACCATGCCTTTAATGGCTCCAGGCACCAAATTGGACAACCTGGGTTCCGGAGAAACTGGCTTGATTCCAAATGAATACAAAGTTAGTTTACGGGTGGACAAGCCTTTTATTTATTCAGTAGGTACCAACGAAAACAATGGTCACAATATGTATACCTTCAAAATAGACGGGAAAGAAGCTGGTCTTGTAGCCTCCAAAGAAGATTTTGAAAATGCACTTGACAATGTGAATGTAGTGCCGAATCCATATTATGGTTTTTCCAGTTATGAATCCGGACAATTTAGCAATACAGTCAAGATCAGCAACCTGCCTCCCAAATGCAAGGTGACGATTTACTCCATCGATGGTAAATTTATAAAAGAGTACAACAGAGATGAAAAACCCATTCGAATCGTGAGTGAATTCAGAGGAGCAACAGAAAGACAAATAGGACCGGATATCGAATGGGATTTGACCAATTTCAGGGGAATTCCAGTTTCAAGTGGTGCCTACCTGATTTATATCAAAGAGACGGATACCGGAGCAGAGAAAATTGTCAAATGGTTTGGGGTGGCTCGAAAATTTGACCCATCCGGATTGTAAAGAAATGTAAAATAGCCAAAGGGCCGAAAGGCTCTTTGGCATTTAATAAACTTGAATAAATAGAATCAAATGAAAAAAATTATACCATTTTTCTTCTCATTTTTACTGATTGCAATGTCAGACTCGGTTTTTGCCGGAAACCCGGATCGTCAGGGAGAAGCAGGAGCCTATGAGTTATTGATCAATCCATGGGCGAAAGGCATGGCGATGAACAGTCACAATTCTGCCTATTGCAGAGGAGTTGAAGCATTGAGGGTCAATGTGGCCGGTATTGGAAGGATAAAAAAATCAGAAGCAAGGGCTGGTCACACCAGATGGTTGGTTCCAAGTGGTGTTGCCGTTAATTCATTTGGATATGTCAATAAAGTAGGCGAGAATGGTGCTTTTGGCTTTGAGTTGATGTCCTTGGATCTTGGTGAAATCAGAGTGACCACCACCGCAGCACCTGAAGGTACAGGTGCGACGTTTAAACCCAATTTCTTCAATATTGGATTGGGATATTCACACAATTTTGGTGAGAAAGTGTCGGTGGGTATTTTGGTTCGCGGAGTGGCAGAAACCATTTCTGACCTAAGTGCTTTTGGATTTGGCATTGACGGAGGGGTACAATATGTCACCGGACCAAGAAACAATTTTAAAATGGGAATTGCCATCAGGAATGTCGGAAGCCCGATGAAGTTTAGTGGTGATGGTCTTTCTACTCAACTAACAAGCCCCGAAGGGACCAGACTAACTTATGATGTGCGATTGTCGAAATTCGAATTGCCGTCCTTATTGCATTTGGGGCTGGCATACGATTTTTATTTAGGAAATGATCTTATTATTGGACCAGTTGCAAATTTCACTTCCAACTCTTTTGGCCGGGATGTGATTGGTGCCGGTGCTGAATTGTCATTTCGCGAAGTATTTGGGTTGCGGGCTTCCTATAGTTATGATATTGGAGATTCTGCCGGAGCCGGAGACAATGCTTTTACCGGCCTGGCAGCTGGAGCAAGTCTCAATGTGCCCTTGGATAAAAAAGGGAACAATATTTTGAGCATAGATTATGGATACAGGCATTCCAATCCTTTTCAGGGCTCTCACGCCATTGGATTGGGCCTTAGTTTTTAGGAAAAAGCTCGCATTTGAACCTTGTACCTATGATTTAGGTTTAACTGTTTGAACAAAAATTTTTAAGGACGTTTTCTGCTTTTCGGTGGAAAACGTTCTTTGTTTTTTAATTTAAAACGATAAAAAGATGTCCAATATCAACTATATGACCCAGGATGGTTATGATAAGATGAAATCTGAATTGGATCAGCTAAAAACATCCGGAAGACAAGAAGTGGCCAAAGCCATTGCGGAAGCCCGGGAGAAGGGAGATCTTTCGGAGAATGCCGAATACCATGCAGCAAAAGATGCGCAAGGTATGCTTGAAATGAAAATTAATGAAATCGAGAAAAAATTAATGAACGTCCGGATTATCGACGAATCCTCCATAGATACTTCAAAGGTGGTCCTCATGACCAATGTAAGAGTGCTGAATCATAAGACAAAAAAGGAAGTGGTTTACAAAATTGTGTCAGAAGTTGAAGCTGATTTGAAGGCTATGAAAATTTCCTCCACCTCACCCATCGGACAGGGATTGTTGGGAAAAAAAGTGGGCGACAAAGCAAATATTCAAACTCCTGCCGGTATGTTGACTTTTGAAATTCTTGAAATTACCTCTTAGCCATGGCATCTATTTTTACAAGGATTATAAAAGCTGAAATTCCTTCCTTTAAAATTGCAGAGAATGAACATTGCTTTGCCTTCCTGGATGTAAAGCCATTGGTAAGAGGACATGTATTGGTGGTCCCCAAACATGAAGTAGATTACTTATTTGACCTGTCAAAGGAAGAATACCATGAACTAATGGAATTTTCAAGGACACTTTCAATTTCGATAAAAAATGTAATCCCTTGTATTAAAATAGGAGTCGCGGTAGTCGGACTCGAAGTACCTCATGCACATGTCCATCTTGTACCCTTACAGCAAATCAGTGATTTGAATTTCAGCAATCCTAGAGCGGATATTGGTGAACTTGAAATGCGAGAGATCGCAGACAAAATTTCTGCTGATTTTAATCATCAGAGAATTGTTGAATAAATTCAATGCAGTGGTTTTCATTTACACCATCCATCACGGATAGATGGGATTAGACATCGGATAATTCAAGCTCTTCAGGTTTTACCACATCCAAATCCACCCTCAGACTATTGATAATGAAGTCTTGTCTGTCTGGAGTATTTTTCCCCATATAGTAAGAAAGTATGGTTTCAATGTGAGAGTCTTCATTTAGTATTACAGGCTCTAGTTTGATATCTGGGCCAATAAAATTCCCAAATTCTTCGGGTGAAATTTCGCCCAAACCTTTAAATCTTGTAATTTCTGCTTTTCCTTTTAATGCCTTCACTGCAGATAACTTTTCCTGCTCGGTATAACAATAGATGGTTTGTCTTTTATCCCTGACTCTGAAGAGTGGCGTTTCCAATATAAACAAATGACCCTTTCTGACGAGTTCCGGAAAAAACTGTAAAAAGAATGTGAGCAACAAAAGTCTGATGTGCATGCCATCGACATCAGCATCTGTAGCAATCACCACCCTGTTGTACCTGAGATTCTCAATACCGTCTTCAATATCCAGAGCATGTTGCAATAAATTGAGCTCTTCGTTTTCATACACAATCTTTTTGGTCATCCCATAACAATTGAGTGGCTTACCACGAAGACTGAATACAGCTTGAGTCTCAACATTTCTTGATTTGGTGATGGATCCGCTGGCTGAGTCTCCTTCGGTGATGAAAAGTGTGGTATTTTCTCTCAATTCTTGTTTCAGCTTATTATCTGTTAAGTGATTTCGACAGTCTCTTAATTTTTTATTGTGCAAATTCGCTTTTTTTGCCCGTTGATTGGCAAGTTTTTTAATGCCCGCTATTTCTTTTCTCTCTCTTTCTGACTGCAATATCCGGGACAACATTTCTTTTGAAATCTCAGGATACTTATGGAGATAATTGTCAAGTTCTTTGCACACAAAATCCATAATAAAGGAGCGCAGAGATGCACCTTCAGGAGATACAGTGGTAGAGCCTAATTTAGTTTTGGTTTGTGATTCAAATACAGGTTCTTCAATTCTGACTGAAATTGCGCCTATAATTCCTGTGTGTATGTCTTTGACATCAAAATCCTTTTTGTAAAAATCCCTGATCGTTTTTACGATGGCCTCTCTGAAGAAATTTAAATGGGTACCTCCCATAGAGGTATATTGACCATTGACAAAACTGTAGTATTGTTCACCATATTGATTGCCATGGGTGATTACAGCTTCTATGTCGTCTCCTTTAAGATGTATAATTGGATAGTGCAGAGTTTCACTTTCAGTCCTGCGCTCAAGCATATCTTTGAGGCCATTTTTAGAGAGGTAGGTCTTT
This window of the Saprospiraceae bacterium genome carries:
- a CDS encoding PorV/PorQ family protein, whose translation is MKKIIPFFFSFLLIAMSDSVFAGNPDRQGEAGAYELLINPWAKGMAMNSHNSAYCRGVEALRVNVAGIGRIKKSEARAGHTRWLVPSGVAVNSFGYVNKVGENGAFGFELMSLDLGEIRVTTTAAPEGTGATFKPNFFNIGLGYSHNFGEKVSVGILVRGVAETISDLSAFGFGIDGGVQYVTGPRNNFKMGIAIRNVGSPMKFSGDGLSTQLTSPEGTRLTYDVRLSKFELPSLLHLGLAYDFYLGNDLIIGPVANFTSNSFGRDVIGAGAELSFREVFGLRASYSYDIGDSAGAGDNAFTGLAAGASLNVPLDKKGNNILSIDYGYRHSNPFQGSHAIGLGLSF
- the greA gene encoding transcription elongation factor GreA; translation: MSNINYMTQDGYDKMKSELDQLKTSGRQEVAKAIAEAREKGDLSENAEYHAAKDAQGMLEMKINEIEKKLMNVRIIDESSIDTSKVVLMTNVRVLNHKTKKEVVYKIVSEVEADLKAMKISSTSPIGQGLLGKKVGDKANIQTPAGMLTFEILEITS
- a CDS encoding HIT family protein produces the protein MASIFTRIIKAEIPSFKIAENEHCFAFLDVKPLVRGHVLVVPKHEVDYLFDLSKEEYHELMEFSRTLSISIKNVIPCIKIGVAVVGLEVPHAHVHLVPLQQISDLNFSNPRADIGELEMREIADKISADFNHQRIVE
- a CDS encoding type IIA DNA topoisomerase subunit B, whose product is MAQQNSYTEENIKSLDWKEHIRLRPGMYIGKLGDGSHIDDGIYILLKEVIDNCIDEYVMGYGREIDIEIHDGVVRVRDYGRGIPLGKVVECVSQINTGGKYDSKAFKKSVGLNGVGTKAVNALSENFMVQSIREFKTKTAEFNRGNIVKEYNIKNIDDVNGTLIEFKPDPKIFQKYRFIHEFVESRIWNYAYLNAGLKINFNGKTYLSKNGLKDMLERRTESETLHYPIIHLKGDDIEAVITHGNQYGEQYYSFVNGQYTSMGGTHLNFFREAIVKTIRDFYKKDFDVKDIHTGIIGAISVRIEEPVFESQTKTKLGSTTVSPEGASLRSFIMDFVCKELDNYLHKYPEISKEMLSRILQSERERKEIAGIKKLANQRAKKANLHNKKLRDCRNHLTDNKLKQELRENTTLFITEGDSASGSITKSRNVETQAVFSLRGKPLNCYGMTKKIVYENEELNLLQHALDIEDGIENLRYNRVVIATDADVDGMHIRLLLLTFFLQFFPELVRKGHLFILETPLFRVRDKRQTIYCYTEQEKLSAVKALKGKAEITRFKGLGEISPEEFGNFIGPDIKLEPVILNEDSHIETILSYYMGKNTPDRQDFIINSLRVDLDVVKPEELELSDV